From Nitrospirae bacterium CG2_30_53_67, the proteins below share one genomic window:
- a CDS encoding peptide chain release factor 2 — MTSSGKKSRKSPGIITSFGVIFDLTENRNRLEEIEKRITDPNLWQDPQSAQKILKERTALQNQISEWENLAQSYEDLEALVELSDTEKDESLYPEIRQTIDGFRENFNRLELKTMLGEENDPNNAIVNIHSGAGGTESQDWAQMLLRMYQRWAENKRFKTTVLDLMYGEEAGIKNVTFIVEGAYAYGLLKAEDGVHRLVRISPFDAGKRRHTSFASVLVSPELDEKVEVPIREEDLRIDTFRSSGAGGQHVNVTDSAVRITHIPTGIVVQCQNERSQYKNKASAMKVMKARIYELEKKKEQERLEEMMGERKEIGWGSQIRSYVLQPYQLVKDLRTKLETGNVEGVLNGDIDEFINAFLLKKKK, encoded by the coding sequence TTGACGAGTTCAGGCAAGAAATCAAGGAAATCACCAGGAATTATCACCTCCTTCGGAGTCATCTTTGACCTTACAGAAAACAGAAACCGTCTGGAAGAGATCGAAAAACGGATCACGGATCCGAATTTATGGCAGGATCCCCAGTCCGCGCAGAAAATACTGAAAGAACGGACCGCCCTTCAGAATCAGATCAGCGAATGGGAAAACCTGGCCCAGTCTTATGAAGACCTGGAAGCCCTCGTTGAATTATCCGATACGGAAAAAGACGAGTCCCTTTACCCGGAAATCCGCCAGACGATTGATGGCTTCAGAGAGAATTTCAACCGCCTGGAACTCAAGACCATGCTGGGCGAGGAGAACGACCCGAACAACGCGATCGTCAACATCCATTCGGGCGCCGGGGGGACTGAATCCCAGGACTGGGCGCAGATGCTCCTGCGGATGTACCAGCGCTGGGCTGAAAACAAACGCTTCAAAACGACCGTGCTGGACCTGATGTACGGCGAAGAGGCCGGGATCAAGAACGTCACCTTTATTGTGGAGGGCGCCTATGCCTACGGCCTGCTTAAGGCCGAAGACGGCGTACACCGTCTGGTCCGTATCTCCCCGTTTGATGCCGGAAAACGGCGGCATACCTCTTTTGCCTCGGTTCTGGTCAGCCCGGAATTGGATGAAAAGGTCGAAGTGCCGATCCGTGAGGAAGACCTCAGGATCGATACCTTTCGGTCGAGCGGCGCCGGAGGCCAGCATGTCAATGTCACCGACTCAGCCGTGCGCATCACCCACATCCCTACGGGGATCGTGGTTCAATGCCAGAACGAGCGATCCCAGTATAAGAACAAGGCCTCGGCCATGAAGGTCATGAAAGCCAGGATATACGAACTCGAGAAGAAAAAAGAGCAGGAGCGGCTGGAAGAGATGATGGGAGAAAGAAAGGAGATCGGTTGGGGGAGCCAGATCCGGTCGTATGTGCTTCAGCCGTACCAACTGGTCAAAGACCTTCGGACCAAATTGGAGACGGGAAATGTGGAAGGGGTGCTCAACGGGGATATCGATGAGTTCATCAATGCCTTCCTGCTGAAAAAAAAGAAGTAA